CTTGGTAAGATAGACGCCGTCCGCAAGACACTTCAAATACCTTGCCGAAGAAATTGCAGCATCAGCCGATTGACGTGATCGGGTTTCTCCTGATGCACGAAATGGCCGGCGCCCGGCACCACGTCGATCTTCAATCCGCGCGGAAACAACGCTTCCATCCCGCTAAGAAGTTCCGCCCCGATGCATCCATCGTCGCGCCCATGGAACATCAGCGTCGGCACCTCGATCGGCGCGGCCATCGCAGTTGCGAGCGCGCTCGGTTGCGCCGGAATCTTCAGCACCGGGCCGAGCGTCGCGCGATAGTAGCCGAGCGCCGCCTCGAGGGTGCCCTTGGCGCGGAAGCATCGCTTGAGCGCTTCCATTTCCGGCTGCGTCCAGTTCCAGCCGGGCGACCAATCGCGCCACATCTTTTCGAGGAAAGCAAAATCGTTGAGGCTGACCGCGGTCTCCGCGATCGCAGTCTGGAAAAAGAACATGTACCAAGAGCGCCTTTGCTGCGCGTAATTAGTCACCAGCGCCTGGAAAAAACTGGTTCCGTAGGGAACAGCGGCGGTAATTAGTTTCTGCACGACATTCGGCGCCCGTGCCGCCGCGCCATAGGCTGCGACCGCACCCCAGTCGTGCCCGAACAGGACCGCCTCCTGATAGCCGAGCGCTTCGATCAGAGCGAGCGCGTCTTCCGACAACACCGGCGAATCGTAGCGGCCGTCGGGCGCAGGCTCGGTCGGCGCATAGCCGCGCATGAACGGCGCGACGGCATGATAACCCGCGTCGGCGAGCGCCGGCATCTGATTGCGAAAGGAGTGCGCCGTGTCAGGAAACCCGTGCAGGCATAGCACCAACGGCCCTTCGCCGATCTCGAGCACGGTGAAGTTCAGCTTCGACGCTCGCACCACTCGCTCGTTCATTTGTGCCGCCATGCTGCCTCTCTTTTATAACACTTTTCCGCTTGGCTATTTCGCGCGAAGTGTCGGCTCGCGGAAGAATCTCGCGCCTAGATATGCCGTCTTGCCGACCTCATAGCCCGGCCCTGCGTATCTCGCGATGCTAGAATCCATTCGTCAATCAGTCGCGCTCGAACCGCTTATTCGCCTTTTGCGGCCAGGCCTCGCGATATAGCGGATCGATGCACCATCCTGTATTGTCAGTGGCCTCGACGGCAAGCACATTTG
The DNA window shown above is from Candidatus Binatus sp. and carries:
- a CDS encoding alpha/beta fold hydrolase, translating into MAAQMNERVVRASKLNFTVLEIGEGPLVLCLHGFPDTAHSFRNQMPALADAGYHAVAPFMRGYAPTEPAPDGRYDSPVLSEDALALIEALGYQEAVLFGHDWGAVAAYGAAARAPNVVQKLITAAVPYGTSFFQALVTNYAQQRRSWYMFFFQTAIAETAVSLNDFAFLEKMWRDWSPGWNWTQPEMEALKRCFRAKGTLEAALGYYRATLGPVLKIPAQPSALATAMAAPIEVPTLMFHGRDDGCIGAELLSGMEALFPRGLKIDVVPGAGHFVHQEKPDHVNRLMLQFLRQGI